From the genome of Clostridium sp. BNL1100, one region includes:
- a CDS encoding HAD family hydrolase, whose amino-acid sequence MFNYIIFDIDGTMIDTEEAVYYAYQSIIFKKHGRYFTNEELLKGYGVPTPVSLERYGFTDIDAALKDYYKYLIEGFKKCTAFEGIPEIMENLKELNIPMGVVTSRCQYEIEVDSCLQQFTKYFKTIVASDDTTLHKPNPDPLLLAMDKLNAVPSETLYIGDTVFDRECAKKAGVKFALALWGSNNAENINADFFFKKPADLLKILKL is encoded by the coding sequence ATGTTTAACTACATAATATTTGATATTGACGGAACAATGATTGATACCGAAGAAGCAGTATACTATGCATACCAGAGTATTATTTTCAAAAAACACGGCAGATATTTTACCAATGAAGAACTCTTAAAAGGCTATGGTGTTCCTACTCCTGTTTCTCTTGAGAGATATGGTTTTACTGATATTGATGCGGCTTTAAAAGATTACTACAAGTACCTTATAGAAGGCTTTAAAAAATGTACTGCCTTTGAGGGAATACCTGAAATAATGGAAAACCTTAAAGAGTTAAATATCCCAATGGGTGTTGTAACCTCAAGGTGTCAGTATGAAATCGAAGTTGACAGCTGTCTGCAGCAATTCACTAAATATTTTAAAACTATTGTAGCATCTGATGATACTACCCTGCATAAACCAAATCCGGATCCCTTGTTGCTTGCCATGGACAAGCTGAATGCTGTTCCTTCCGAAACGTTGTATATCGGTGACACGGTATTTGACAGAGAATGTGCAAAAAAAGCCGGAGTAAAGTTTGCATTGGCTCTTTGGGGCTCAAATAATGCTGAAAATATAAATGCAGACTTCTTTTTCAAGAAGCCTGCAGATCTGCTTAAAATATTAAAGCTTTAA
- a CDS encoding MFS transporter, giving the protein MENTEKQYKNKGLILVNIVLLTFMACLDSSIVNVALPVMADKFSVGMGSISTIVSTYLIAISATVLIFGRLGDIKGKVKIFKTGIIVFTLGSLLCAVSPSLNILVLSRIIQAIGAAAFMATNQGIVTRAFPVNERGRALGITGSFVALGTLVGPPLGGFIVDVASWQYIFLINIPIGIFAFIMGLKVLPKDEQSSESKFDIKGAILFLISIISLFAALLSGEQIGFLKPIILASFAVAIISFILFIKMEGRVESPLLQLNIFKNKLFSLSILCGFLLFVCMNCSNIIMPFYFQDIIKMSPWLTGIYLMSYPLILLVVSPVSGFLSDKIGSEMLTFVGLAIFSAGCFLMATINQTFSPVKIILFISLMAIGNGMFQSPNNSLIMSTVPRSRLGIAGSINALVRNLGLVIGVSVSTLVLYGMMSFKLGYKVTNFVEGKEAEFIFGMSFAYIFIGALSLVAATLTAVRLYRIKKNAKSNDNYTDEQDYDIGDMEAK; this is encoded by the coding sequence ATGGAAAACACGGAGAAACAATATAAAAACAAGGGATTAATCCTTGTAAACATTGTATTATTGACTTTTATGGCATGTCTTGACAGTAGCATTGTAAATGTTGCACTGCCTGTAATGGCAGATAAATTTTCAGTTGGAATGGGTTCTATTTCAACAATCGTATCAACGTATTTGATTGCTATTTCTGCAACTGTGCTGATTTTCGGAAGGCTGGGAGACATTAAGGGGAAAGTAAAAATATTTAAAACAGGTATTATTGTATTTACACTAGGCTCGTTATTGTGTGCCGTTTCGCCCTCCTTAAATATACTTGTATTATCAAGAATTATTCAGGCTATAGGCGCAGCAGCTTTTATGGCAACAAACCAAGGAATAGTTACAAGGGCGTTCCCGGTGAATGAAAGAGGCAGAGCACTTGGTATTACAGGTTCCTTTGTAGCACTTGGTACTCTTGTAGGACCTCCGCTGGGTGGTTTCATTGTTGACGTAGCAAGCTGGCAATATATATTCCTGATAAATATACCTATTGGTATTTTCGCATTCATTATGGGCTTGAAGGTGCTTCCTAAAGACGAGCAGAGCAGTGAATCAAAGTTTGATATAAAGGGTGCGATCCTTTTTCTTATAAGTATAATATCACTCTTTGCCGCATTGCTGTCGGGTGAGCAGATAGGTTTCCTCAAACCAATTATTCTGGCAAGTTTTGCAGTGGCAATTATATCATTTATATTATTTATTAAAATGGAAGGAAGAGTTGAAAGTCCCCTTCTGCAACTGAACATTTTTAAAAATAAGCTTTTTTCACTAAGCATTTTGTGCGGTTTTTTGCTTTTTGTATGTATGAACTGCTCAAACATTATAATGCCATTCTATTTTCAGGATATTATAAAAATGTCACCTTGGTTAACGGGAATATATCTTATGTCATATCCTCTGATACTTCTGGTGGTATCACCAGTTAGCGGATTTTTGTCAGATAAAATAGGTTCTGAAATGCTTACCTTTGTGGGACTGGCGATTTTTAGTGCAGGCTGTTTCTTAATGGCTACTATTAATCAGACTTTTAGTCCTGTAAAAATTATATTGTTTATTTCGTTGATGGCTATAGGAAACGGTATGTTCCAATCACCTAATAATTCGCTAATTATGTCAACTGTACCAAGAAGCCGTTTAGGGATTGCAGGCAGTATTAATGCACTTGTCAGAAACCTTGGTCTGGTAATCGGTGTATCTGTATCGACACTGGTGCTTTACGGAATGATGAGTTTTAAGCTTGGTTATAAAGTAACGAATTTTGTTGAAGGAAAAGAAGCAGAATTCATTTTTGGAATGAGTTTCGCTTATATTTTCATTGGAGCACTTTCCTTGGTTGCAGCAACTCTGACCGCAGTCAGACTATACAGAATCAAGAAAAATGCTAAGTCCAATGACAATTATACTGATGAACAGGATTATGATATAGGAGATATGGAAGCAAAGTAA